TGCTGTGCTCTCTTGCAGGAAAGGAAACACGAGTGCGATATGCAAAAAATGCGAACAAAACGTCAAAGCATATGGGAAGCCTTCGGCTTGCGAGTACTGCAATACCATAGCTGCGTTCATCGGAAGCAAGTGCCAGAGATGTACAAACTCGGAGAAACGCTATGGCCCACCTGTTACCTGCGAGCAGTGCAAGCAAAAATGTGCCTTTGACAGACATGACGAAGACAAAAAAGTAATAGTCAAAGTAGATTTCAATGTCGAATATTTCTGGAATACTAATTTTATATCACTGATTTTCAAGGTCGATGGCAAACTGTTGTGTTGGCTGTGCACGTTATCTTACAAGCGTGCACTTGCCAGAACAAAACAGTCCGAGTCCGATAGGAAAGCCCATTTGAAAATGGTTCAGCAGCAAGCTGCAAAGCATAAAGAACAAAAGTAAGAGATTCATTGCAATTGCTGGCTTCTACTGAGATAGCTTTACAAATTTCACTACGTCACTTTTGGTATATTATAGGCTGAAGGGTCACAATAAAAGGCCACATAGAGTAGACGTCACAAAGCTTCCACCACAACCCGAGTCAGGAGATAGCAATGGTCCTACACCAGTTAAGGCAGCCAGGATGGCTGGCGTGCACGATCCTCACGATCCTAATATTT
The sequence above is drawn from the Nasonia vitripennis strain AsymCx chromosome 4, Nvit_psr_1.1, whole genome shotgun sequence genome and encodes:
- the LOC100678105 gene encoding protein FAM76A, which produces MSSNNSQPLFACSRCFSRHPFEELSPGQQLCKECRGTYPVVKCTYCRSEFQQTAKGNTSAICKKCEQNVKAYGKPSACEYCNTIAAFIGSKCQRCTNSEKRYGPPVTCEQCKQKCAFDRHDEDKKVDGKLLCWLCTLSYKRALARTKQSESDRKAHLKMVQQQAAKHKEQKLKGHNKRPHRVDVTKLPPQPESGDSNGPTPVKAARMAGVHDPHDPNISDHVVAVTSLKEKIANLQKQISVKDGQLLAKEKQITELKAKNFTSESELRNKMKTSEKEYENKISNMQHKISNLLKEVASLSKSTKRDRLSITKSEAGTNSGSGTDSPVP